The following proteins are encoded in a genomic region of Triticum dicoccoides isolate Atlit2015 ecotype Zavitan chromosome 1B, WEW_v2.0, whole genome shotgun sequence:
- the LOC119349895 gene encoding origin recognition complex subunit 4-like, producing MVAASPSPSAAPPATDSASPSAASPSASPPATAATASGRPHPSYTKMITQALTELGGTSGRAAIAGFILGRFTGLPAAHDHDALLSAHLRRLAAEGVVRGYGSKSRACYVFPASDTRGRGRPRDAATRLPKNHLNLDHDDDSQTIWPAPFPLATCVNPDWDPNSASNQNSVPNLDLDGFQSNTSDDDVAYNGEHEHDDEYTPRPVPAAKRGRGRPPKIKRGRGRPRKEEQQSQQATKHPPTPTASSRWGFKLGCGRPMLAPTTGHDAEAGDAMPAETGSAASAGIKRPRGRPRKEKPAAAMSAQAGDAASAGIKRGRGRPSKEKPDSASAGIKRGRGRPRKEKPDSASAGIKRGRGRPRKYNPAAAVSAEDGDAVSAGMA from the exons ATGGTGGCCGCCTCCCCTTCCCCTTCGGCGGCGCCGCCCGCCACCGACTCCGCCTCACCTTCGGCGGCCTCACCTTCGGCGTCGCCGCCCGCCACTGCCGCCACCGCCTCCGGCCGCCCCCACCCGTCCTACACCAAG ATGATTACGCAAGCGCTGACGGAGCTTGGGGGCACCAGCGGCCGCGCAGCCATCGCCGGATTCATCTTGGGGCGCTTCACCGGCCTCCCCGCCGCCCACGACCACGACGCGCTCCTCTCCGCccacctccgccgcctcgccgccgaggGCGTCGTCCGCGGCTACGGATCGAAATCGAGAGCCTGCTacgtcttccccgcctccgacacgcGCGGACGCGGCCGACCACGCGACGCCGCAACTCGCCTCCCCAAGAATCATCTAAATTTGGATCATGACGACGACTCCCAGACGATTTGGCCGGCCCCATTCCCCTTGGCGACTTGTGTAAATCCAGATTGGGATCCCAATTCTGCTTCCAACCAGAATTCGGTTCCCAATCTGGATCTGGATGGATTCCAGAGTAACACCAGTGATGATGATGTGGCCTACAATGGTGAGCATGAGCATGATGATGAATACACTCCTCGGCCTGTGCCGGCAGCAAAGCGCGGGCGCGGCCGTCCTCCTAAGATCAAGAGAGGGCGTGGGAGGCCGAGAAAGGAGGAGCAACAATCACAGCAAGCAACAAAGCATCCTCCAACTCCAACCGCGTCGTCAAGGTGGGGGTTCAAGCTAGGGTGTGGGAGACCAATGCTAGCTCCTACAACTGGACACGATGCTGAAGCTGGAGATGCAATGCCTGCTGAAACTGGAAGCGCTGCTTCTGCGGGAATCAAGAGACCACGTGGGAGGCCAAGAAAGGAGAAGCCAGCAGCAGCAATGTCTGCTCAAGCTGGGGATGCTGCGTCGGCCGGGATCAAGAGAGGGCGTGGGAGGCCAAGCAAGGAGAAGCCTGATTCTGCATCGGCCGGGATCAAGAGAGGGCGTGGGAGGCCAAGAAAGGAGAAGCCTGATTCTGCATCGGCCGGGATCAAGAGAGGGCGTGGGAGGCCAAGAAAGTATAATCCAGCAGCAGCAGTATCAGCTGAAGATGGAGATGCTGTGTCAGCAGGAATGGCTTGA